Proteins encoded together in one Chitinophaga sp. LS1 window:
- a CDS encoding ABC transporter permease, translating into MAVKYSQGTALLAMAKASLKAILRSPSAVVFSLGFPLVILLCFGFIGDSTVSVKVGVDSATDTHSYLYQQLLKEKSLKLVTDKTNAELQAELKKGHITAILKVKELPAVDNAPSNSIQVYTSTAAVEKIGVFNAILNGVIRNADAKYYSHASVARIEPMITLPGRRYTTIDFILPGLLSFSLLSAAVFSTAFLFFGLRQTLVLKRFFATPIRRLHIVLGESLARLVFQISGAILIIAIGYFFFGFTLVNGWSTFFEMLILTALGVVVFMGFGFVVSGLANSESTIPLFANIITLPQFLLAGTFVSVDVFPTWLQVICRIMPLTYLNDAFRKVAFEGQHLWNLGLELGVITIWGVVIYAVAVRVFRWE; encoded by the coding sequence ATGGCGGTGAAATACAGTCAAGGGACAGCTCTGCTGGCCATGGCAAAAGCAAGTTTGAAAGCAATATTGAGAAGCCCTTCGGCTGTAGTATTCAGTTTAGGTTTTCCCTTGGTGATCTTACTTTGTTTTGGCTTTATCGGGGATAGCACTGTATCTGTAAAAGTAGGTGTGGACAGTGCGACGGATACCCATAGTTACCTGTACCAGCAGTTATTGAAGGAGAAGAGCCTGAAACTGGTGACAGACAAAACGAATGCAGAATTGCAGGCAGAGCTGAAAAAGGGGCATATCACCGCTATTCTGAAAGTAAAGGAACTCCCTGCTGTAGACAATGCTCCTTCCAACTCCATCCAGGTCTATACCTCTACCGCTGCTGTTGAAAAGATCGGCGTATTCAATGCCATCCTGAATGGTGTGATCCGGAATGCAGATGCCAAATATTACAGCCATGCTTCTGTGGCCAGGATCGAACCCATGATCACGCTGCCTGGCCGCCGGTATACTACCATCGATTTTATATTGCCTGGTTTGCTGAGCTTTTCCCTGCTCAGTGCAGCCGTATTCAGCACTGCTTTCCTGTTTTTCGGTTTAAGACAGACGCTGGTATTAAAACGTTTCTTCGCTACGCCAATCCGGCGCTTACATATCGTATTGGGTGAATCCCTGGCCCGCCTGGTATTCCAGATCTCCGGCGCGATCCTGATCATTGCGATCGGTTATTTCTTCTTTGGTTTCACGCTGGTAAACGGGTGGAGTACCTTTTTTGAAATGCTGATACTGACTGCGCTGGGTGTTGTGGTGTTCATGGGCTTTGGCTTTGTAGTGAGCGGTCTCGCCAATAGCGAGAGCACGATTCCGCTATTTGCCAATATCATTACCCTGCCTCAATTTCTCCTGGCAGGTACCTTTGTTTCTGTCGATGTATTTCCTACCTGGTTGCAGGTCATCTGCCGCATTATGCCACTAACTTACCTGAACGATGCTTTCCGGAAGGTAGCCTTTGAAGGACAGCACCTCTGGAACCTGGGCCTCGAGCTGGGTGTGATTACAATATGGGGTGTGGTCATTTACGCTGTGGCGGTGAGAGTTTTCCGGTGGGAATAG
- a CDS encoding SRPBCC family protein → MQTFFILLGALAVIIPGCFIVSLFLPATVKVVRVRVISATPAAVFQQINTVRNWENWSPWHQADPHMKLLYTDTESGIGAAYSWESQNRQIGKGAMMITSSRLNEFIATDMHFMEQGLAKATFKLEPVPGGTSVTWTMTAELGRNPFKKFMGLLMDKWVGKDFEKGLAKLESVLR, encoded by the coding sequence ATGCAAACCTTTTTTATTCTCCTGGGCGCTCTGGCTGTGATCATCCCTGGGTGTTTCATAGTTAGCCTGTTTTTACCGGCTACTGTGAAGGTTGTGCGTGTCAGGGTCATTTCCGCCACTCCTGCTGCTGTATTTCAACAGATCAATACTGTTCGTAACTGGGAAAACTGGTCTCCCTGGCACCAGGCAGATCCTCATATGAAACTCCTGTACACCGATACTGAGAGTGGGATAGGAGCTGCCTACAGCTGGGAAAGCCAAAACCGGCAGATCGGCAAAGGGGCCATGATGATCACCAGCTCCCGGTTGAATGAGTTCATTGCCACAGATATGCACTTTATGGAGCAGGGACTGGCCAAAGCGACCTTTAAACTGGAACCGGTACCCGGTGGCACCAGTGTGACCTGGACCATGACAGCAGAACTGGGGCGTAACCCTTTCAAAAAGTTCATGGGCCTCCTGATGGACAAATGGGTAGGAAAGGATTTTGAAAAAGGACTGGCCAAACTCGAATCGGTATTAAGATAA
- a CDS encoding SRPBCC family protein, giving the protein MRLIKLAVISAVCFGVLLFLLSLLLPSKAIVERSGVIDAPMPTVYAQLNDLSKWSAWNPWAADEIAQDKQYSNPPAGKGAYFTFSGMQHEDRITGKVSIEESRPDSGIKYLMTFNAMRPVNAYFEIKPAADGKATAIMWRLETHLGYWPWWKLRGFLADRLTGPQLESGLTQLKTICESGK; this is encoded by the coding sequence ATGCGATTAATTAAACTAGCCGTGATTAGCGCAGTTTGCTTCGGCGTACTGCTTTTCCTTCTATCCTTATTATTACCTTCTAAAGCGATTGTAGAACGTTCTGGTGTCATAGATGCACCAATGCCTACTGTGTATGCGCAATTGAATGACCTGAGTAAATGGTCGGCCTGGAATCCATGGGCTGCCGATGAAATTGCACAGGATAAGCAATATTCAAACCCTCCTGCAGGAAAGGGGGCCTACTTTACTTTTAGTGGTATGCAACATGAAGATCGTATAACCGGAAAGGTAAGTATTGAAGAAAGTCGTCCTGACAGTGGTATCAAATACCTGATGACATTCAATGCCATGCGCCCGGTAAATGCATATTTCGAAATCAAGCCTGCAGCTGATGGAAAAGCGACTGCTATCATGTGGCGCTTAGAAACACACCTGGGTTACTGGCCATGGTGGAAACTGCGTGGTTTCCTGGCGGACAGGCTCACCGGGCCACAGCTGGAATCGGGGTTGACACAGTTGAAAACAATTTGCGAAAGCGGTAAATAA
- a CDS encoding DUF2911 domain-containing protein: MKQFLLFFALLAGTGSLVSAQEKKAVASPRVTAEGKNVKVAYGQPSKKGRVIFGDLVPYDKVWRLGANEATEITFAKDGSFGGKAVKAGTYTLFAIPTQSEWTFVLNSELKQWGAYKYDSIKVHNVLEAKAKVTKTAAPVEKLTITLPAGKMIVEWDETHVEVPVK; encoded by the coding sequence ATGAAACAATTCCTCTTATTCTTTGCATTGCTGGCCGGTACTGGCAGCCTTGTATCTGCACAGGAAAAAAAGGCAGTTGCAAGCCCTCGGGTAACTGCAGAAGGGAAAAATGTAAAAGTTGCTTATGGCCAGCCTTCTAAAAAAGGTAGAGTGATCTTTGGAGACCTGGTTCCTTATGATAAAGTATGGCGCCTGGGTGCTAACGAAGCAACTGAAATCACTTTTGCTAAAGATGGTAGCTTCGGTGGCAAAGCCGTAAAAGCAGGTACTTACACCCTGTTCGCTATCCCAACTCAATCAGAGTGGACATTTGTACTGAACAGCGAACTGAAACAATGGGGTGCTTACAAGTATGATTCTATCAAAGTACACAACGTACTGGAAGCGAAAGCTAAGGTGACTAAAACAGCTGCACCGGTTGAAAAACTGACTATCACTTTGCCTGCTGGTAAGATGATCGTAGAGTGGGATGAAACCCATGTGGAAGTACCAGTAAAGTAA
- a CDS encoding TonB-dependent receptor plug domain-containing protein, with protein sequence MKFTGFILLLATGPLFAQDTTKVVQIHEIVVHSTRTNSRIEDLPMKVEVLGPEDMQEEGGIKPANVASLLGDLSVIHIQNTSAISGNNAIRMQGMDGKYTQLLRDGLPLYEGLSGNFGVLAIPPLDLKQIEIIKGSVSTLYGGGAIAGMINFISKTPGDKPSLDILLNRSTLKENNANLYYSQKWRKTGLTFFGGVTHQNATDVNKDGFSDVPQLRQYLVHPKFFWYIHPNTTFTAGYQGTFEQRTGGGTYYTEKNNSNRNSLDLQLTHKAFTIKSNASLYHLLHTEGNFLLLGKQLNTHTEASYKWHGIVLGMNNTSEAYTRDHHDSSRIGSYTYNTVGFFAQDGIQLTKQLMIEGGLRADHHNIYGWFLLPRLAMVYKPIHDLSVRLSAGTGYKTAAIFTTQTQLLGYKTLAAMPDGLKAERSKGLNFDANYHTTLGELDLTLNQAFYYSHVKHPILPVFRSDNLYELQTQNDPLHSAGTDTYVRLEMDHVELYLGYNHTISKISTTYVPFAPQDKFAATLAYEIEDKWRVGIENSWNGHQYLYNNEKAPNYWFWAAMVSRQIGDHVTMVLNGENLFDVRQGKHSPLYTGTVNDPTFVPLWGPVDGRQINVSVKWNL encoded by the coding sequence ATGAAGTTTACAGGGTTCATTTTATTACTGGCCACGGGTCCGCTATTCGCACAGGACACGACTAAAGTTGTACAGATTCACGAGATAGTCGTGCACTCTACCCGTACCAATAGCCGTATTGAGGACCTGCCTATGAAAGTGGAAGTATTAGGACCTGAGGATATGCAGGAAGAAGGCGGTATTAAGCCGGCAAACGTAGCCAGTTTGCTGGGCGATCTATCAGTGATCCATATACAAAACACATCAGCTATCAGTGGGAATAATGCCATCCGTATGCAGGGGATGGATGGAAAATATACCCAGCTTTTGCGGGATGGCCTTCCCCTGTACGAAGGGTTAAGCGGCAATTTTGGCGTACTGGCCATCCCCCCGCTGGATCTGAAACAGATTGAGATTATTAAAGGATCTGTGTCTACGCTGTATGGTGGTGGCGCGATTGCGGGGATGATCAATTTTATTTCCAAAACACCGGGCGACAAACCATCATTGGATATTTTATTGAATCGCAGTACGCTCAAAGAGAACAATGCCAATTTATATTATTCACAGAAATGGCGTAAAACCGGTTTGACATTTTTTGGCGGTGTTACCCACCAGAATGCAACAGATGTGAACAAGGATGGATTCAGCGATGTGCCGCAGTTAAGACAGTACCTGGTGCATCCGAAATTCTTCTGGTATATCCATCCAAATACGACATTTACTGCCGGGTACCAGGGAACATTTGAACAACGTACCGGTGGTGGTACCTATTACACAGAAAAGAATAATAGTAATCGCAATAGCTTAGACCTACAACTGACCCACAAGGCGTTCACCATTAAAAGTAACGCCAGTCTCTATCATCTGCTGCATACAGAAGGGAATTTCCTCCTGCTGGGCAAACAATTGAACACCCATACAGAAGCCAGTTATAAATGGCATGGTATCGTGCTTGGCATGAACAATACCAGCGAAGCATATACCAGGGATCATCACGACAGCAGCCGTATTGGTAGTTATACCTACAATACTGTCGGCTTCTTTGCACAGGATGGCATTCAACTCACAAAGCAGCTGATGATAGAAGGTGGGCTACGCGCAGATCATCACAATATATATGGCTGGTTCCTGTTGCCCAGACTCGCCATGGTGTACAAACCCATTCACGATCTCTCTGTTCGCCTGAGTGCAGGTACAGGGTATAAGACCGCAGCCATCTTTACAACACAAACACAATTGCTGGGGTATAAGACGCTCGCCGCTATGCCGGATGGGTTGAAAGCAGAGAGAAGCAAAGGACTGAACTTCGATGCAAACTATCATACCACCCTCGGTGAACTTGACCTGACATTGAACCAGGCCTTTTATTATTCTCATGTGAAACATCCAATACTACCTGTATTCAGAAGTGATAATTTATATGAACTGCAAACCCAAAACGACCCGCTACATAGTGCAGGCACAGATACTTATGTGAGATTGGAAATGGATCATGTGGAATTATACCTGGGGTATAATCATACCATTTCAAAAATAAGCACGACATACGTGCCATTTGCACCACAGGATAAATTTGCGGCTACACTCGCTTATGAGATCGAAGATAAATGGCGCGTGGGGATAGAGAATAGCTGGAACGGGCATCAGTATTTATACAACAATGAGAAGGCGCCTAATTACTGGTTCTGGGCAGCCATGGTATCAAGACAAATAGGTGATCATGTCACAATGGTGTTGAACGGAGAAAACCTCTTTGATGTAAGACAGGGTAAACATTCGCCATTATATACCGGAACAGTCAATGATCCTACTTTTGTACCGCTGTGGGGACCTGTAGATGGCCGGCAAATAAATGTATCTGTTAAATGGAACCTGTAA
- a CDS encoding HAMP domain-containing sensor histidine kinase — MKLLTKNTIWFLLIMLPLLAAGGIYLYHQFDKELEKEMDEELVNDKIQWEVYFESIPDNSPVFGITTPEFSIHPANGPANAQPVLQSIMQYQEIEHKEVPYRQLEQVISIRDKFYLLTIRKSLIEKDDLIKNIALVMALAFIGLLLFTILVNRLISRSIWRPFYLSLDKMEKLQLEQMHHLSFPDTSVTEFNRLNEVLQNATSRIYHDFVIMKELTEDAAHEMQTPLAIAQNKLELLLQDENLQPAQLKSIAQTHEALQRLSHLNHGMLFMAKIGNQQFVASGEISIRTVLEKHLRLFDELIRDKKLLVSTDISSDLLLSLHPILADTLISNLLGNAIKYNYPKGQITIQLNEQQFSICNTSEYPPIPASQLFQRFKKNASNLENSNGLGLAIVKKIADTNNLKIYYKHKEQEHHFILRRDRHHH; from the coding sequence ATGAAATTACTTACCAAAAATACCATCTGGTTTTTACTGATCATGCTGCCCCTGCTGGCGGCTGGCGGCATTTATCTCTATCATCAGTTTGATAAGGAACTGGAGAAAGAGATGGATGAAGAACTGGTAAATGATAAGATTCAATGGGAAGTCTATTTTGAGTCGATTCCTGATAACAGTCCTGTGTTTGGTATCACAACACCGGAGTTCAGTATTCATCCTGCAAATGGCCCTGCAAATGCACAACCGGTACTCCAATCGATTATGCAGTACCAGGAGATCGAGCATAAAGAGGTACCGTACCGCCAGTTGGAACAGGTGATCAGTATACGGGATAAATTTTACCTGCTCACGATCAGAAAATCACTGATTGAAAAAGACGACCTGATAAAAAACATCGCGCTGGTGATGGCACTGGCTTTTATTGGATTACTACTGTTTACCATATTGGTGAACAGGTTGATCAGCCGCAGCATCTGGCGGCCATTTTACCTGTCATTGGATAAGATGGAAAAGCTGCAATTGGAACAGATGCATCACCTTTCTTTTCCGGATACTTCTGTGACTGAATTCAACAGGTTAAATGAAGTGTTGCAAAATGCCACCTCCCGCATCTACCATGATTTTGTGATCATGAAAGAACTGACTGAAGATGCTGCGCATGAAATGCAGACACCACTGGCAATTGCGCAAAATAAGCTGGAACTGCTATTACAGGATGAAAACTTACAACCAGCACAGCTAAAATCTATCGCACAAACGCATGAGGCTTTGCAACGGTTGTCGCACCTGAATCATGGCATGTTATTCATGGCCAAGATCGGGAACCAACAATTTGTGGCCTCCGGCGAGATCAGCATCAGAACAGTGTTGGAGAAACACCTGCGCTTATTTGACGAACTGATACGGGATAAAAAATTGCTGGTGAGTACAGATATTTCAAGCGATCTTTTACTATCCCTACATCCTATACTGGCAGATACCCTCATCAGTAATTTACTGGGCAATGCCATTAAATATAATTACCCCAAAGGCCAGATCACCATACAGCTGAATGAACAACAGTTCAGCATCTGCAATACCAGTGAATACCCACCTATTCCCGCCTCTCAATTATTTCAACGATTTAAGAAGAATGCATCCAACCTGGAAAACAGTAACGGATTGGGATTGGCTATTGTGAAAAAGATCGCGGATACCAATAACCTGAAGATATATTACAAGCATAAAGAGCAGGAACACCATTTCATTCTGCGCCGGGACAGGCATCATCATTAA
- a CDS encoding response regulator transcription factor gives MNILIIEDEQALQESITQYLGKQGYICEVATNFREGIQKVNDAEYECIIADIGLPYGSGLDIVKELKQIRSDAGIIIISAKDSLEDKLNGLGLGADDYLTKPFHLSELSARVNALLRRKHFGGNTSIIFHDIQVIPASKTVLVHQKPVDMTAKEYQLLVYFIANQKRVITKSALAAHLWGDEYDMAGSYDFIYSHIKNLRRKLMDAGAPDYIKTVYGTGYRFE, from the coding sequence ATGAACATTCTTATCATCGAAGACGAGCAGGCGCTACAAGAATCAATCACACAATACTTAGGCAAACAGGGCTACATTTGTGAAGTAGCTACAAACTTCAGAGAAGGCATTCAAAAGGTCAACGATGCCGAATACGAATGTATTATTGCCGATATCGGTCTTCCCTATGGCAGTGGATTAGATATCGTAAAGGAACTAAAACAGATCCGCTCCGATGCGGGTATCATCATTATCTCCGCCAAAGATTCACTTGAAGATAAACTCAATGGTCTGGGCCTTGGCGCCGACGACTATCTCACCAAACCTTTTCATTTATCAGAACTAAGTGCACGGGTCAATGCCCTGCTGCGCCGCAAACATTTTGGCGGCAATACCAGTATTATCTTCCATGATATACAGGTAATTCCTGCTTCCAAAACGGTGCTGGTGCACCAGAAACCGGTGGACATGACTGCAAAGGAATACCAGCTACTCGTATACTTTATTGCCAACCAAAAACGCGTCATTACCAAGTCGGCCCTTGCAGCTCACCTGTGGGGCGATGAATATGACATGGCAGGTTCTTATGATTTCATATATTCACATATCAAAAACCTGCGCCGCAAACTGATGGATGCCGGTGCACCGGATTATATCAAGACGGTGTATGGCACAGGGTACCGGTTCGAATAA
- a CDS encoding ABC1 kinase family protein → MKEQTNIPTGKVERASRFVTTGLKVGTNYLKHYTKKLIDPNISREELHADNAEDIYDTLSNLKGSALKVAQMLSMDKGMLPKAYTEKFAMSQYSAPPLSGPLVINTFVKTLGKTPAQLYDTFDIKAANAASIGQVHKATKWGRELAIKIQYPGVANSVKSDLRIVKPFAMRIVGMNEVDMDKYFEEIETKLLEETDYKLELHRSVEVSTLCAHIPNLVFPKYYPELSSDKIITMDWLGGYHLKEFLLKNPSQEVRNSIGQALWDFYQFQVHKLKKVHADPHPGNFLMREDGTIGIFDFGCIKEIPEDFYVNYFLLTDKEVLKDDERRNQIYTSLEMIHPSDSEKEITFFSTLFQKMIDMLTLPFTLPEFDFGDERYFGEIYAYMDYVANLKEVKESKVARGSRHSLYVNRTYFGLYSILSDLKANIKTGLPAL, encoded by the coding sequence ATGAAAGAGCAAACTAATATTCCTACGGGAAAAGTGGAAAGAGCGAGTCGTTTTGTGACCACAGGATTGAAAGTTGGAACCAATTACCTGAAGCACTATACAAAAAAACTCATTGATCCCAATATCAGCAGGGAAGAACTGCATGCAGACAATGCAGAAGACATTTACGATACCCTCAGCAACCTGAAAGGCAGTGCACTGAAAGTAGCGCAGATGTTAAGTATGGACAAGGGCATGCTGCCCAAAGCCTATACCGAGAAGTTCGCCATGTCACAGTACAGCGCTCCTCCCCTTTCTGGTCCGCTGGTGATCAATACCTTCGTCAAGACCTTAGGTAAAACACCCGCACAGTTGTACGATACCTTCGATATCAAGGCAGCTAATGCCGCCAGTATCGGGCAGGTACATAAAGCCACCAAATGGGGCAGGGAACTGGCCATCAAAATTCAGTACCCCGGGGTAGCGAATAGTGTGAAGTCTGACCTCCGCATCGTAAAGCCTTTTGCCATGCGCATCGTAGGCATGAACGAGGTGGATATGGACAAGTACTTTGAAGAGATCGAGACAAAATTGCTGGAAGAAACGGATTATAAACTGGAACTGCACCGCTCTGTAGAAGTATCTACCTTGTGCGCGCATATTCCGAACCTGGTATTCCCGAAGTATTACCCGGAACTCTCCAGCGATAAGATCATTACTATGGACTGGCTAGGCGGCTACCACCTGAAAGAGTTCCTGTTAAAGAACCCATCTCAGGAAGTCAGAAATAGCATCGGTCAGGCACTATGGGACTTCTACCAATTCCAGGTACATAAGCTGAAAAAGGTGCATGCTGATCCACATCCGGGCAATTTCCTCATGAGGGAAGACGGTACGATCGGCATCTTCGACTTTGGTTGTATTAAGGAAATACCGGAAGATTTTTATGTCAACTACTTCTTATTGACAGATAAAGAAGTGTTGAAAGATGATGAGCGACGTAACCAGATATATACCAGCCTTGAAATGATTCATCCTTCGGATTCGGAAAAGGAGATTACATTTTTCTCCACCCTGTTCCAGAAGATGATCGACATGCTCACACTGCCATTTACCTTACCTGAATTTGATTTTGGCGATGAACGTTATTTCGGGGAGATATATGCTTACATGGATTATGTAGCTAATTTAAAAGAGGTGAAAGAGTCGAAAGTTGCGCGAGGGTCAAGGCATAGCCTGTATGTGAACAGAACCTACTTCGGCTTGTATTCTATTCTAAGCGATCTCAAAGCGAATATTAAAACGGGGCTTCCTGCGCTATAA
- a CDS encoding TetR family transcriptional regulator C-terminal domain-containing protein translates to MENKLIREAYKNYWLENGKKPVSVYLFCQQLGLSESIFYDSYASFDAVEKDIWLSFFTDTLEKLKADDTYLGYSAREKLLTFYFLWVQKLKEDRSYILQQKEQFHIPGYHENRLEKFKDAFYEYATDLIKDGYQSGEVKERKFISSQYVHGFWVQALFVLNYWIKDDSEKFELTDAAIEKAVNLSFQIISSGTIDSLLDFGKFMFTRK, encoded by the coding sequence ATGGAAAATAAACTCATTCGCGAAGCCTATAAAAACTACTGGCTGGAAAACGGGAAAAAACCGGTATCTGTATACCTGTTCTGCCAGCAATTAGGTCTTTCCGAAAGCATTTTTTACGACAGCTATGCATCCTTCGATGCCGTTGAAAAAGATATCTGGTTATCCTTCTTTACAGATACACTCGAAAAACTGAAAGCAGACGATACCTATCTCGGTTATTCTGCCCGCGAAAAACTGCTCACCTTCTACTTCCTCTGGGTACAGAAGCTGAAAGAAGACAGAAGCTACATTTTGCAGCAGAAAGAACAATTCCATATCCCTGGCTATCATGAAAACAGGCTGGAAAAGTTCAAAGACGCGTTTTATGAATACGCGACAGACCTGATCAAAGATGGCTATCAGTCAGGCGAAGTAAAAGAAAGAAAATTCATTTCCAGTCAATACGTACATGGTTTCTGGGTGCAGGCACTCTTCGTGCTCAACTACTGGATCAAGGATGATTCAGAAAAGTTTGAGCTCACAGATGCTGCGATTGAAAAAGCCGTAAATCTCAGCTTCCAGATTATCAGCTCAGGCACAATTGATAGCCTGCTGGATTTCGGCAAATTTATGTTCACCAGGAAGTAG
- a CDS encoding AAA family ATPase: MTLPTTPLVDKLNDVLQHLKKTFVGKDDIIDLMGICLTGRENLFLLGPPGTAKSAMVRALANLLEGKTFEYLLTRFTEPNELFGPFDIRKLREGDLVTNTEGMLPEANLIFLDELLNANSAILNSLLMALNEKIFRRGKETRALPALLFIGASNHLPEDEALQALFDRFLLRVHCDNVDPADLEKVLQAGWQLEQADFTTPAKISAEEVRELQNMTIAIDLSAIRGYYITLIQQLRNAGIQISDRRAVKLQRLIAASAVLCKRDTAILSDMWVLRYIWDTEEQQEIISAIVNAALVVADEQQTSAHPRATINSTPDADAIYREVQQMTMQWEAADTSPAERALIKDRLRYLNDRCEWINNDTQKNFVLAPIDHLWEKIMQTN, encoded by the coding sequence ATGACCTTACCCACAACCCCGCTGGTAGATAAGCTCAACGATGTCCTACAGCACCTGAAGAAGACTTTTGTTGGAAAAGACGACATCATCGATCTGATGGGCATCTGTCTCACCGGCAGGGAGAATTTATTTTTATTAGGCCCTCCGGGTACTGCCAAAAGTGCCATGGTGCGCGCCCTCGCCAACTTACTGGAAGGTAAAACTTTTGAATACCTGCTCACCCGTTTCACCGAACCCAATGAGCTCTTTGGTCCTTTTGACATCCGCAAACTGAGAGAAGGGGATCTCGTGACTAACACTGAAGGTATGCTCCCCGAAGCGAACCTCATATTCCTGGACGAACTCCTGAACGCCAACAGCGCTATTCTCAACAGCCTGCTCATGGCGCTCAACGAAAAGATCTTTAGAAGAGGCAAGGAAACCAGAGCCCTCCCTGCCCTGCTCTTTATCGGCGCCAGCAACCACCTGCCCGAAGACGAAGCACTACAGGCCCTGTTTGACCGCTTCCTGCTGCGGGTACATTGTGACAACGTAGATCCTGCTGACCTGGAAAAAGTATTGCAGGCCGGCTGGCAGCTGGAACAGGCAGACTTTACAACCCCGGCAAAAATCAGTGCGGAGGAAGTAAGGGAACTGCAAAATATGACGATTGCAATAGACCTGTCTGCCATCAGAGGGTACTATATTACATTGATACAACAATTGCGCAATGCAGGCATCCAGATCTCTGACAGAAGAGCGGTGAAACTACAACGCCTCATTGCTGCCAGCGCTGTGCTCTGCAAAAGAGACACCGCTATCCTTTCGGATATGTGGGTGCTGCGCTATATCTGGGATACGGAAGAACAACAGGAAATCATTTCTGCCATCGTCAATGCAGCTCTGGTAGTTGCGGATGAACAACAAACCTCCGCTCACCCAAGAGCCACTATCAACAGTACTCCCGATGCAGATGCCATTTACAGGGAAGTGCAGCAAATGACCATGCAATGGGAAGCTGCCGACACATCTCCTGCCGAAAGAGCACTGATCAAAGACAGACTCCGCTATCTGAATGATCGCTGTGAATGGATCAACAACGATACGCAGAAAAACTTTGTTTTAGCACCGATAGATCATTTGTGGGAAAAGATCATGCAGACTAACTGA
- a CDS encoding DUF1080 domain-containing protein, whose amino-acid sequence MYKKTLATVAAVALSATLFAQTKPEDTEVWEPVPAVVTPGKINTDAPSDAIILFDGKTLDQWVSVKDPSQPAAWKVSGGILTVEKNTGNIQTKRSFTNYQLHIEWRVPKNITGTGQGRGNSGLFLASTGPGDDGYELQILDNYNNKTYVNGQAGSIYKQTPPLANANKKPGEWQTYDVIWTAPKFNADGSVQSPARVTVFFNGILVQNNTVLQGPTKYIGKASYEKPHGACPIKLQAHGDKSEPLSFRNIWIREL is encoded by the coding sequence ATGTATAAGAAAACGCTTGCAACAGTAGCGGCTGTTGCGCTTTCAGCCACGTTATTTGCGCAGACCAAACCCGAAGACACAGAAGTGTGGGAACCAGTCCCTGCTGTAGTAACCCCCGGTAAGATTAACACAGACGCACCTTCCGATGCAATTATTTTGTTTGATGGCAAAACCCTGGACCAGTGGGTTTCTGTCAAAGATCCTTCCCAGCCTGCAGCCTGGAAGGTATCCGGAGGTATCCTGACTGTGGAAAAGAATACTGGAAATATACAAACGAAAAGGTCTTTTACGAATTACCAACTGCATATTGAATGGCGGGTACCAAAGAATATAACCGGTACCGGACAGGGTAGGGGAAACAGCGGGTTGTTTTTAGCCTCCACCGGCCCTGGTGATGATGGATATGAGTTGCAGATCCTGGATAACTACAACAATAAGACCTATGTAAATGGTCAGGCAGGTAGTATCTACAAGCAAACACCTCCACTGGCAAATGCGAACAAAAAGCCCGGTGAATGGCAGACCTACGATGTGATCTGGACAGCGCCTAAGTTCAATGCTGACGGCTCTGTTCAAAGTCCTGCCCGTGTGACCGTGTTCTTCAACGGTATACTGGTACAAAATAATACAGTGTTGCAGGGCCCTACCAAATACATTGGCAAGGCTTCTTATGAAAAACCACATGGTGCTTGTCCGATCAAATTACAGGCACATGGGGATAAGAGCGAGCCTTTGAGCTTTAGAAACATCTGGATCAGAGAATTGTAA